One genomic segment of Methanobacterium spitsbergense includes these proteins:
- a CDS encoding ArsR/SmtB family transcription factor: protein MLGINSEHGEEDLSEELEELFKALGNINRLILIYSLASGEKEKFSVNEMAKMMGLTQPAASQHLKILKTVKILNAKKQGNYIYYTFNQNALLKHKEKIDFLFGCVFSKCNESKK, encoded by the coding sequence ATGTTGGGGATAAATTCTGAACATGGAGAGGAAGATCTTTCTGAAGAATTGGAAGAACTATTCAAAGCTCTTGGCAATATTAACAGATTGATATTGATCTACAGCCTGGCATCAGGTGAGAAGGAAAAGTTCAGTGTTAATGAAATGGCAAAGATGATGGGTTTAACACAACCAGCAGCATCTCAACATCTTAAAATACTTAAAACAGTAAAGATCCTAAATGCAAAAAAACAAGGAAACTATATTTACTACACCTTCAACCAGAACGCCCTACTAAAACACAAAGAAAAGATTGATTTTTTATTTGGCTGTGTTTTTTCAAAGTGCAATGAATCTAAAAAATAA
- a CDS encoding tetratricopeptide repeat protein, whose translation MPILLFGSRHVELITGKKTTTIRKLWKKPLSPGDRLHCYWNLVSKERKKLFEATVIDVDVVKFEDLIKNDSLAREEGYSNAKELESDFIKIYPDDTSDSSLFQVIRFKKLPIENWEGKKIDEKSMITKRADILFDVGKFNKSVVCYNAALKFDPNDVYLLNKTGDNLSRLGRFEEAIECYDKAIKIDPNNEYIYNNKAIALLNSNQPQKALKCSDKAMELNSTNEFVLYWRGFIMEMLGKFDSALECYDMILNINPEDPDVWNAKGNILSELERTEEALFCYEKALELCLEEPPDAAMWNRKGNALMELGRFEEALNCYDEALNLENENDAFICNKGVALLELSHFDNAIECFKRALVLNPSNEDARILKDECLENL comes from the coding sequence ATACCAATTTTACTCTTTGGAAGCCGTCACGTTGAACTTATAACTGGTAAAAAAACCACCACAATCAGGAAACTTTGGAAAAAACCATTGTCTCCAGGTGATAGGTTGCATTGTTACTGGAACTTAGTTTCAAAAGAACGTAAGAAGCTTTTTGAAGCCACAGTAATCGATGTGGACGTTGTCAAATTTGAAGATCTGATAAAAAACGATTCTTTGGCACGTGAAGAAGGATATTCTAATGCAAAGGAGCTTGAATCAGATTTTATAAAGATATATCCCGATGATACATCAGATTCTTCTTTATTTCAAGTTATTAGGTTTAAAAAGTTGCCAATTGAAAATTGGGAAGGTAAAAAAATAGATGAAAAATCCATGATAACCAAAAGAGCAGACATACTTTTTGATGTGGGTAAATTCAATAAATCTGTTGTTTGTTATAATGCTGCACTAAAATTTGATCCAAATGATGTTTACCTCCTAAATAAAACTGGAGATAATCTTTCACGTCTAGGAAGATTTGAAGAAGCAATAGAATGTTATGATAAGGCAATTAAAATCGACCCCAATAACGAGTACATATATAACAACAAGGCAATAGCCCTTTTAAACTCAAATCAACCACAAAAAGCATTGAAATGCAGTGATAAAGCAATGGAACTCAACAGTACAAATGAATTTGTGCTTTATTGGAGAGGGTTCATTATGGAAATGCTAGGTAAGTTTGATTCCGCTCTTGAATGTTATGATATGATACTCAATATAAACCCAGAAGATCCTGATGTCTGGAATGCCAAGGGTAACATTTTATCTGAACTTGAACGAACAGAAGAAGCACTTTTTTGTTATGAAAAAGCATTAGAGCTCTGTCTTGAAGAACCGCCAGATGCGGCTATGTGGAACCGTAAAGGAAATGCTTTAATGGAACTTGGAAGATTTGAGGAAGCATTAAATTGCTATGATGAAGCTTTAAATTTAGAAAATGAAAATGATGCATTTATATGTAATAAAGGAGTTGCATTGTTAGAGTTAAGCCATTTTGATAATGCAATTGAATGTTTTAAAAGAGCATTGGTTTTAAATCCTTCCAATGAAGATGCCAGAATACTCAAAGATGAATGTCTAGAAAATCTCTGA
- a CDS encoding anaerobic ribonucleoside-triphosphate reductase activating protein, with protein sequence MNSLNFKDGQSSIEIGGMLVSSIEFPGKISLVIFTAGCMLRCPYCHNAGIIDGGNPRKIIEIFQEINESLDFIDSVVITGGEPLIQNIAIIDILKYCKNLKLEVKLDTNGYYPERLEELIDLVDYIALDVKAPFNKYKEIIGEDIGERVRKSMEICLLSPDTYLECRTTYVPNLMNSEDIVEIAKEINCDVYTIQQFKNTSVLDETLKETPSPSRTELFEIAESVKPYLKRIKIKTSEFGDEIIK encoded by the coding sequence ATGAATTCATTAAACTTTAAAGATGGTCAAAGTTCAATTGAAATAGGTGGAATGCTTGTTTCATCAATTGAATTTCCAGGTAAAATCTCCCTTGTTATTTTCACAGCAGGATGCATGCTAAGATGTCCTTACTGTCATAATGCAGGAATTATAGATGGGGGCAATCCAAGGAAGATCATTGAAATATTTCAAGAGATAAATGAATCACTTGATTTCATTGACAGCGTAGTTATAACAGGCGGAGAGCCTTTAATCCAGAATATCGCCATTATTGATATTTTAAAATACTGTAAAAACCTTAAATTAGAGGTTAAACTCGATACTAATGGATATTACCCTGAACGGCTGGAAGAATTAATTGATCTCGTGGATTATATAGCATTAGATGTTAAAGCCCCCTTCAATAAATATAAAGAAATTATAGGCGAAGATATTGGTGAAAGGGTAAGGAAAAGTATGGAAATATGTTTACTATCACCTGACACCTACTTAGAATGTAGAACAACCTATGTTCCTAACTTAATGAATTCAGAAGATATTGTTGAAATTGCTAAGGAAATTAATTGCGATGTTTACACGATACAGCAGTTTAAAAATACAAGTGTACTGGATGAAACTCTTAAAGAAACTCCTAGCCCATCTAGAACCGAACTTTTTGAAATCGCAGAATCAGTTAAACCATATTTAAAAAGGATAAAAATAAAAACCTCGGAATTTGGGGATGAAATAATAAAATAA
- the hisC gene encoding histidinol-phosphate transaminase translates to MNPSKVVKKLDPYVPGRSIDEIASNYGLQPEDIIKLGSNENPIGPSPIAIESLEKNLHLISQYPETNLSSLIKGIASYSGVSPANVILGGDGADEILDVLGKAYIEPGDEIIIPIPGYMYYEFTLKIHGAIPVYAKWDVPSNSLDVDSVIQAISPKTKLIFLCTPNNPTGGLISKDDIKKVIESTDAIVVIDEAYFEFSDVNNVDLLKDYKNVFILRTFSKVLGLAGMRIGYGLSNPEIIEYMYRVKPVFSLTKLSEIAATATLQDKEYIKKSTEVSIESREFLYTSLSNFKNLKVFESKANYLLVDIRETGLTAKELSENLMKKGVIVRDCTSFKGLDEYWIRVSVGTIEKDKKFIKILDELIS, encoded by the coding sequence ATTAACCCAAGTAAAGTAGTAAAAAAACTTGATCCTTACGTTCCTGGCAGATCAATTGATGAAATAGCTTCTAATTATGGCCTTCAACCTGAAGACATAATAAAACTAGGATCAAATGAAAATCCAATAGGACCCTCTCCAATTGCAATAGAATCACTTGAAAAAAATCTTCACCTAATTAGTCAATATCCTGAAACAAATTTAAGTAGTTTAATCAAAGGCATTGCATCATATTCTGGTGTTTCACCAGCAAATGTTATTCTAGGCGGTGATGGTGCTGATGAAATACTCGATGTGTTAGGAAAAGCTTATATTGAACCGGGAGATGAAATCATAATCCCAATTCCAGGTTACATGTACTATGAATTTACACTTAAAATCCATGGTGCAATACCTGTCTATGCAAAATGGGACGTACCATCCAATTCTTTGGATGTTGACTCAGTAATACAAGCAATAAGTCCTAAAACCAAACTTATTTTCTTATGCACACCCAACAATCCAACAGGCGGTTTAATAAGTAAGGATGATATAAAAAAGGTCATAGAGAGCACAGATGCAATTGTAGTTATTGATGAAGCCTATTTTGAATTTTCAGATGTAAATAACGTTGATCTGCTCAAAGACTACAAAAATGTATTCATACTCCGAACATTTTCAAAGGTACTTGGACTTGCAGGTATGAGAATTGGCTATGGATTATCAAATCCCGAGATCATAGAATATATGTACCGTGTTAAACCAGTATTTAGTCTTACAAAACTCTCAGAAATTGCAGCAACTGCAACTCTACAAGATAAGGAATATATTAAAAAATCCACTGAAGTCAGTATAGAAAGTAGAGAATTCCTTTACACATCATTGTCAAATTTTAAAAATCTCAAAGTCTTTGAATCAAAGGCTAACTACCTCTTGGTAGATATAAGAGAAACAGGATTAACAGCCAAAGAATTGAGTGAAAATTTAATGAAAAAGGGAGTTATTGTTAGGGATTGCACCTCTTTCAAAGGACTGGATGAATATTGGATAAGAGTCAGTGTTGGAACAATTGAAAAAGATAAAAAATTCATTAAGATTCTTGATGAATTAATTAGCTAA
- a CDS encoding gamma carbonic anhydrase family protein: MVYNNTFVFKGSILDGKVNLDEKSSVWFNAVIRGDIETINIGKCSNIQDNCVLHSSKGHPLNIGNLVSVGHAAVLHGCTVEDNCLIGMNATVLNGATIKKNSIVGAGAVVTENHEFPEQSLILGIPAKVVRKLEKDEIKNIKDNAIRYVKMAKQKSDMND; this comes from the coding sequence ATGGTTTATAACAACACATTTGTATTTAAAGGGTCAATTCTCGATGGAAAAGTGAATTTAGACGAAAAATCATCAGTATGGTTTAATGCAGTGATTAGAGGAGACATAGAAACAATAAATATTGGTAAATGTTCCAATATTCAAGATAACTGCGTATTACACTCATCTAAAGGACATCCATTGAATATCGGGAATTTAGTGTCTGTTGGACATGCAGCTGTTCTCCATGGATGTACAGTTGAAGATAATTGTTTAATTGGAATGAATGCAACGGTGCTTAACGGAGCAACTATAAAGAAAAACAGCATAGTTGGAGCCGGAGCTGTTGTTACGGAAAACCATGAATTTCCAGAGCAAAGTTTAATACTAGGAATTCCTGCAAAAGTGGTTAGAAAGCTCGAAAAAGATGAAATTAAAAATATAAAAGATAATGCTATAAGGTACGTTAAAATGGCAAAACAAAAAAGTGATATGAATGATTAA
- the glmU gene encoding bifunctional sugar-1-phosphate nucleotidylyltransferase/acetyltransferase — MKAIILTAGEGTRMRPLTVTKPKTMLQVGGKPILQYNVESLRNAGVSDITMVVGYHEEVIKNHFKDGSLLGVKINYVTQEQRLGTAHAIGSTRDTIKGKFIVLNGDIIVDPVLIEDLIQKYNSKSAKSLLVLTEVDDPSSFGVVELNGDKIINIVEKPAPGEAPSNLINAGIYLFDEDIFKAIDLTIISKRGEYEITDSLQIQMDNNEKVLGIKSKNNWIDIGRPWELLDVNEHFLKDMETDIHGEIEEGVTIHGPVFIGKNTIVRSGTYIMGPAHIGENCDIGPNTFIRKYTSIGNNVSVGNAVEIKNSIIMDNTNVNHLTYIGDSIIGSKCNIAAGTNIANLRFDDGNIKIRVKGNKIDSGRRKMGVVFGDGVKTGINSSFNPGVKVGVNSRIGAGAIVSKDLESNKVLIPKQEHNIIDNNK, encoded by the coding sequence ATGAAAGCGATTATATTAACAGCAGGCGAAGGAACTAGAATGAGGCCCCTTACAGTCACTAAACCAAAAACAATGCTTCAAGTTGGGGGAAAACCAATTCTACAATATAATGTTGAGTCGCTAAGAAATGCAGGAGTTAGCGATATAACAATGGTTGTAGGATACCATGAAGAAGTTATAAAAAATCATTTTAAAGATGGATCACTTCTTGGTGTTAAAATAAATTATGTAACGCAAGAACAAAGACTTGGAACTGCCCATGCAATAGGATCAACAAGGGACACAATCAAAGGGAAATTTATAGTTCTTAATGGGGATATAATAGTGGATCCTGTATTAATAGAAGATCTTATACAGAAATATAATTCAAAAAGTGCGAAATCATTACTTGTACTGACAGAAGTAGATGATCCCTCATCCTTTGGTGTTGTTGAGCTAAATGGAGATAAAATTATCAATATAGTTGAAAAACCAGCTCCTGGAGAAGCACCCAGCAATCTAATAAACGCGGGCATTTACCTATTTGATGAAGATATATTCAAAGCCATTGATCTCACAATAATATCAAAGAGGGGAGAATATGAAATTACAGATTCACTACAAATTCAGATGGATAACAATGAAAAAGTTCTTGGAATCAAGTCAAAAAACAACTGGATAGATATTGGAAGGCCATGGGAGCTTTTAGATGTTAATGAACATTTTTTAAAGGACATGGAAACAGATATCCACGGTGAAATAGAAGAAGGAGTCACAATACATGGTCCAGTTTTTATTGGGAAAAACACCATAGTGAGATCAGGTACCTATATAATGGGACCAGCACACATTGGAGAAAACTGTGATATCGGCCCAAACACATTTATAAGAAAATACACAAGTATTGGCAATAATGTAAGCGTTGGAAATGCTGTTGAAATTAAAAATTCCATTATAATGGACAACACCAACGTGAACCATCTTACATATATTGGAGACTCCATAATAGGATCTAAATGTAATATAGCCGCAGGTACAAATATTGCAAATCTAAGATTCGACGACGGAAACATTAAAATCAGAGTTAAAGGAAATAAAATAGACTCTGGTCGTCGTAAAATGGGTGTTGTATTTGGAGATGGCGTGAAAACAGGTATAAATAGCAGTTTCAATCCTGGAGTGAAGGTCGGTGTTAACTCGAGAATTGGAGCAGGGGCAATAGTTAGCAAGGATCTGGAGTCTAACAAAGTTCTGATACCCAAACAAGAACATAATATTATTGATAACAATAAATGA
- the glmM gene encoding phosphoglucosamine mutase: MTSEIPKLFGTSGIRGKVGYDITLDIAVNIGMAIASYAGGIGSKIVLGYDSRTSNVMIENAVTAGLLQCGCHVLKIGMAPTPLVGYATMKLKADAGIMITASHNPPEYNGIKLWNPDGMAYRQDQERKIEEIIHKRNFKTVSWKDIGKVEEVKYVVSDYITDIIAQANIKPGTKVVVDCANGAASYLSPLILRKVGCSVVAINSQPDGFFPGRMPEPSQKNLQELMKIVKAIGADIGIAHDGDADRMIAIDEKGRMADFDKLLAIVCREIGGKVVTTVDASLCTDKCMDEVGGHVIRTKVGDVHVAEAIEDNNAQFGGEPSGTWLHPNFCMCPDGILSALRVIELVQKYGPLSDQLDAIPSYPTIRDKVNCENFQKELIMENVKAKLHIILEDVVDVNQIDGVRISMADGSWVLIRPSGTESFIRITLEATNIEKAHMIRNQCAKFIEGLI, from the coding sequence ATGACATCTGAAATTCCTAAACTCTTTGGTACTTCCGGTATAAGGGGCAAAGTAGGTTATGATATAACCCTGGATATTGCAGTAAATATTGGTATGGCAATTGCTAGTTATGCCGGCGGTATTGGGAGTAAGATAGTTCTGGGCTACGACTCAAGAACATCTAATGTTATGATAGAAAATGCTGTGACAGCAGGATTATTGCAATGCGGATGTCATGTTCTGAAGATTGGAATGGCACCAACTCCTCTTGTTGGTTATGCAACAATGAAACTCAAGGCAGATGCCGGCATCATGATAACAGCATCACACAATCCTCCAGAGTATAATGGAATAAAGTTATGGAATCCTGATGGAATGGCATACAGACAGGATCAGGAACGAAAAATCGAAGAAATCATACATAAAAGAAACTTTAAAACCGTATCATGGAAAGATATTGGAAAAGTTGAAGAAGTTAAATATGTGGTTTCAGATTATATAACAGATATCATTGCCCAAGCCAATATAAAACCCGGTACAAAAGTTGTTGTAGATTGTGCCAACGGTGCAGCTTCATATTTATCCCCTTTAATACTCAGAAAGGTTGGTTGTTCAGTTGTAGCTATTAATTCCCAACCCGATGGATTTTTCCCTGGAAGAATGCCAGAGCCCTCACAAAAAAACCTTCAGGAACTAATGAAGATTGTTAAGGCCATTGGAGCAGATATTGGAATTGCACACGACGGAGATGCTGATCGAATGATAGCCATTGATGAAAAAGGACGTATGGCTGATTTTGACAAATTACTAGCAATAGTATGTCGTGAAATTGGAGGTAAAGTTGTTACAACAGTTGACGCATCATTATGCACTGATAAATGTATGGATGAAGTTGGAGGCCATGTTATAAGGACAAAAGTCGGGGATGTGCATGTTGCAGAGGCAATTGAAGATAATAACGCACAATTTGGTGGTGAACCGTCTGGAACTTGGTTACACCCAAATTTCTGTATGTGCCCTGACGGGATATTATCTGCACTCAGAGTCATAGAATTGGTACAAAAGTATGGTCCATTATCAGACCAACTAGATGCAATTCCAAGTTATCCTACCATTAGGGATAAGGTGAACTGTGAAAACTTCCAGAAAGAATTGATAATGGAAAATGTTAAGGCCAAATTGCACATTATTCTTGAAGATGTTGTTGATGTAAATCAAATAGATGGTGTCAGAATATCAATGGCCGATGGTAGCTGGGTTCTTATAAGACCCTCCGGGACAGAATCCTTCATCCGGATCACTCTTGAAGCAACTAACATTGAGAAGGCCCATATGATAAGGAACCAATGTGCCAAGTTCATTGAAGGATTGATATAA
- a CDS encoding 2,3-bisphosphoglycerate-independent phosphoglycerate mutase: MKGIIMIIDGMGDRPIKELGYKTPLEVALTPNMDKMAENGICGIMDPIRPGIRAGSDTSHISILGYNPYEVYTGRGPFEAAGVGVDVLPGDIAFRCNFSTVDDKGIITDRRAGRIRVGTQEIAQTVNGMELEEDVQVIFKESTGHRAVLVLRGKGLSDQVSDADPKHEGKNPKKVVALDDTEEAKKTADILNKVVEKSYELLKDHPINIKRIESGENAANIIIPRGAGAVPKVEPFGEKYGLNPVCIAETGLIKGIASIAGMQLIDIPGATGGIDTNLENIKNGIIETASKDYDFMLINVDGADEAGHDGEMEEKVKFLEKVDVVIGELMKIEEVYFILTADHSTPISIMDHTGDPVPIVITGPEVRVDDVTKFNERSTSKGGLCRIRGNNIMDILMDLMNRSTKFGA; this comes from the coding sequence ATGAAAGGAATCATAATGATCATAGATGGAATGGGAGATCGTCCCATTAAAGAACTTGGATACAAAACACCCCTTGAAGTTGCATTAACACCTAATATGGATAAAATGGCAGAAAATGGAATATGCGGAATTATGGATCCAATAAGGCCTGGTATAAGGGCTGGTAGTGATACGTCCCATATATCCATACTAGGTTATAATCCCTATGAGGTTTATACAGGACGAGGTCCATTTGAAGCTGCAGGAGTAGGGGTGGATGTACTTCCCGGAGACATAGCATTCAGATGTAACTTCTCAACAGTAGATGATAAAGGAATTATCACCGACAGACGGGCTGGAAGAATTAGAGTTGGAACACAAGAGATAGCCCAGACAGTTAACGGGATGGAACTTGAAGAAGATGTTCAAGTAATATTCAAAGAATCAACAGGACATAGAGCTGTTTTAGTACTAAGGGGCAAAGGTTTATCTGATCAAGTTTCAGATGCTGACCCTAAACACGAAGGGAAAAATCCTAAAAAGGTTGTTGCTCTTGATGATACTGAAGAAGCAAAGAAAACTGCAGATATACTGAATAAAGTCGTTGAAAAATCTTATGAATTACTTAAAGACCATCCCATAAATATTAAAAGAATCGAATCTGGTGAAAATGCTGCTAATATAATCATCCCAAGAGGGGCTGGAGCCGTCCCTAAAGTAGAACCTTTTGGAGAAAAATACGGCCTAAATCCTGTTTGTATAGCTGAAACAGGACTTATTAAGGGAATAGCATCAATCGCGGGTATGCAGCTCATTGATATTCCCGGTGCTACAGGTGGAATTGACACCAACCTAGAAAACATTAAAAATGGCATAATAGAAACTGCTTCAAAGGATTATGATTTCATGCTCATAAATGTAGATGGAGCAGATGAAGCTGGACATGACGGTGAAATGGAAGAAAAAGTTAAATTCCTTGAAAAGGTTGATGTAGTTATTGGAGAGCTAATGAAAATAGAAGAAGTTTATTTCATTTTAACTGCTGACCATTCAACACCAATATCCATAATGGACCATACTGGAGATCCAGTTCCCATAGTAATTACCGGACCAGAAGTAAGGGTCGATGATGTAACAAAATTCAACGAACGAAGCACATCAAAGGGTGGTTTGTGCAGGATCAGAGGAAACAATATAATGGATATACTCATGGATCTCATGAACAGATCAACTAAATTTGGAGCATAA
- a CDS encoding TIGR00297 family protein: MFNPLEYVVLLVVIALITYLRKALDLFGSIFMIIMGIIIIFTAGANWLILIFIFLILGLISTKYKHQYKKDIGIYEGTRSLKNVISNGIVPFVMAAFGNYGGFIGSIATATADTLASEVGVTQQPRLITTLKKVPPGTDGGISVVGTVAGIIGAGIIGVAAYLLGIFPDPYVTLKIAIIAGTVGCFVDSILGATLERRHYISNEYVNLIATITGAALGIIMV, encoded by the coding sequence ATGTTTAATCCTCTGGAATATGTGGTCCTATTAGTAGTCATAGCGCTTATTACCTATTTGAGAAAAGCTCTTGATCTATTTGGATCCATTTTCATGATTATCATGGGTATAATAATTATTTTTACAGCCGGTGCAAACTGGCTCATACTAATATTCATTTTCCTGATTCTTGGACTTATTTCTACCAAGTACAAACACCAATACAAAAAAGACATTGGTATTTACGAGGGGACAAGATCCCTTAAAAATGTTATTTCTAATGGAATAGTGCCATTTGTAATGGCTGCCTTTGGAAACTATGGTGGATTTATAGGGTCAATTGCCACTGCAACAGCAGACACTCTTGCAAGTGAAGTTGGTGTAACACAACAACCCAGACTCATTACAACCCTTAAGAAAGTCCCTCCAGGAACAGACGGCGGAATTTCAGTTGTAGGTACAGTTGCAGGAATTATTGGTGCAGGCATCATAGGAGTGGCAGCTTATTTACTAGGAATATTTCCAGATCCCTATGTAACATTGAAAATAGCCATAATTGCAGGTACAGTAGGATGCTTTGTTGACAGTATACTTGGTGCTACGCTTGAGCGAAGGCATTATATCTCCAACGAATATGTTAATCTTATAGCTACCATAACTGGGGCCGCATTAGGCATCATCATGGTTTAG
- a CDS encoding 30S ribosomal protein S3ae, protein MAKARRRRVRDTWKEKQWYKIMTPKDFGDQEIGTTPARDPELLVKRRVESSLRELTGDFSKQYIKLFFEINGVAGDTANTNFVGHQVTTDYVRSMIRRGTSRIDAIVNITSKDGVKLKIHVLAITIKRAKSSQQKFIRETMEKMVQNAAKDKNFQELIEDILGGKMASHIYHESKKIYPLKRVETIKTRVIEDK, encoded by the coding sequence ATGGCTAAAGCAAGACGTAGAAGAGTAAGAGATACTTGGAAAGAAAAACAATGGTACAAAATAATGACTCCTAAGGATTTTGGAGATCAAGAGATAGGTACAACCCCTGCAAGGGATCCTGAACTTCTGGTAAAAAGAAGGGTTGAATCATCACTTCGTGAACTAACTGGAGACTTCAGCAAACAGTACATAAAACTTTTCTTCGAGATAAACGGTGTTGCTGGAGACACAGCAAACACAAATTTTGTTGGACATCAGGTAACAACAGATTATGTTAGAAGTATGATTAGAAGAGGAACAAGCCGTATTGATGCAATAGTAAATATTACATCAAAAGACGGTGTGAAACTCAAAATCCATGTACTTGCAATCACAATCAAAAGGGCTAAATCTTCCCAGCAGAAGTTCATACGAGAAACAATGGAAAAAATGGTTCAAAATGCAGCTAAGGACAAAAATTTCCAAGAGCTCATTGAAGATATTTTAGGAGGTAAAATGGCATCTCACATATACCATGAGTCCAAAAAGATCTACCCACTAAAACGTGTTGAAACCATTAAAACTCGTGTAATTGAAGATAAATAA
- a CDS encoding flavodoxin family protein encodes MKVLITYNSVHRGNTEKIAKTIAAAIDADIMKYDEVDGYNILDYDLIGFGSGIYYGKPNKELLEFIDELPPVKSRKAFVFTTSGKGNPNYTSALAGKVSLHGFKVIGEFSCKAFDAWGPLKLIGGINKGRPNTDDLNAAEVFIKGLINEE; translated from the coding sequence ATGAAAGTATTAATAACATATAACTCAGTACACCGAGGAAATACTGAGAAAATTGCAAAAACCATTGCAGCTGCCATTGATGCAGATATCATGAAATATGATGAAGTAGACGGATACAATATCTTGGATTATGATTTAATTGGTTTTGGTTCTGGAATATACTATGGAAAACCAAATAAAGAATTATTAGAATTCATAGATGAATTGCCTCCTGTAAAAAGTAGAAAAGCTTTTGTATTCACAACCAGCGGTAAGGGAAATCCAAATTATACAAGTGCACTTGCAGGAAAAGTTTCATTACATGGCTTTAAAGTTATAGGTGAATTTTCATGTAAAGCATTTGATGCGTGGGGCCCGTTAAAATTGATAGGTGGTATAAATAAAGGAAGACCCAACACAGATGATCTTAATGCAGCAGAAGTTTTTATTAAAGGATTGATAAATGAAGAGTGA
- a CDS encoding NifB/NifX family molybdenum-iron cluster-binding protein → MRIAVAVSDDEKFTEHFGRAQKFLIYEFDGEETEFLDRRESKKIPGEKHQWGKSLKVVDDCDVVICLQIGMTAKPGLKSAGKKIVEDEGPVEDVLIRFIKHEKFLKKPLNF, encoded by the coding sequence ATGAGAATAGCAGTTGCAGTTTCAGACGATGAAAAGTTTACAGAACACTTTGGAAGGGCCCAGAAATTCCTCATATATGAATTTGATGGTGAAGAAACTGAATTTCTAGATAGGAGAGAATCTAAAAAGATACCTGGAGAGAAACATCAGTGGGGAAAATCTTTAAAAGTTGTTGACGACTGTGATGTGGTTATATGCCTGCAAATAGGTATGACAGCAAAACCTGGTCTGAAGAGTGCTGGTAAAAAAATTGTTGAAGATGAAGGGCCTGTTGAAGATGTTTTAATCAGATTCATTAAACATGAAAAGTTCTTGAAGAAACCATTAAACTTTTAA
- a CDS encoding class I SAM-dependent DNA methyltransferase — MAEGQLYKKFAVYYDKIYKNVDYAGESEFINWAVNKHKTSSGFEIMDMACGTGSHAKILKNSFKVTGVDINEDMIKIAQDKVPEADFIIGNMKDLNIGKKFDVIICIFSAIHYNRDLKELDITLTNFYNHMKDGGILIYDLSFNTENWIEGLVSLDTVVEDKLKIARMCQSQLKNGIFNANFVFLVKDDGKFDFDIDEHELGVFKINDVSDLMEKIGFKTFIYADFKEKKWESGEGQRPIFVGVKNSKQVEK, encoded by the coding sequence ATGGCAGAAGGTCAACTTTATAAAAAATTCGCAGTGTACTACGACAAGATATATAAAAATGTAGACTATGCTGGAGAATCTGAATTCATTAACTGGGCTGTGAATAAACACAAAACTAGTTCAGGATTTGAAATTATGGATATGGCATGTGGAACAGGATCACATGCAAAAATTTTAAAAAATAGTTTTAAAGTTACTGGTGTGGATATAAACGAGGATATGATTAAAATAGCACAAGATAAGGTTCCTGAAGCAGATTTTATCATAGGAAATATGAAGGATCTGAACATTGGCAAAAAATTCGATGTTATTATATGTATATTCTCGGCTATACATTACAATAGGGATCTAAAAGAACTGGATATTACATTAACAAATTTCTATAATCATATGAAAGATGGTGGAATTTTAATCTATGATCTTAGTTTCAACACTGAAAACTGGATTGAAGGCCTTGTCAGCCTTGACACTGTTGTTGAAGACAAACTTAAAATTGCAAGGATGTGTCAATCTCAGCTCAAAAATGGAATTTTCAATGCAAACTTCGTTTTCCTAGTGAAAGATGATGGTAAATTTGATTTTGATATTGATGAACATGAATTAGGTGTTTTTAAAATAAATGATGTTTCTGATCTAATGGAAAAAATAGGTTTTAAAACATTTATATACGCTGATTTCAAAGAGAAAAAATGGGAAAGTGGAGAAGGTCAGAGACCCATTTTTGTTGGAGTTAAAAATTCTAAACAAGTGGAGAAATAG